From one Candidatus Caldatribacterium sp. genomic stretch:
- a CDS encoding NTP transferase domain-containing protein, with product MPDAVILAGGSHGGEIEKKFGVLNRALLVIRGKFMVEYVIEALRNVSSIQRVVIVGPVPVLQARIGNLVDAVVEAGRDPFESTLRGLEALGTKEKVLVATSDLPLLRAEAVRDFLTRCAEVAADFYYPIVRKETYEARIGGGKRTFVRLREGSFTGGNLLLLDPKVVEAKKDWIARVVASRKNPIAIARLLGARIILKLLFRRLTIRDVEERVERILGMRGRAIITPYAEIGFDVDTVEHVSLAEKLLE from the coding sequence ATTCTTGCCGGGGGAAGTCACGGGGGAGAAATAGAGAAAAAATTTGGGGTTCTCAACCGGGCCCTTCTTGTCATCCGGGGTAAGTTTATGGTAGAGTATGTCATAGAAGCCCTCAGGAACGTATCCTCGATTCAGCGAGTAGTCATTGTCGGTCCAGTTCCTGTGCTCCAGGCCCGGATTGGGAATCTGGTTGACGCCGTTGTTGAGGCAGGAAGAGACCCTTTTGAGAGCACCCTCAGGGGTCTTGAGGCCCTGGGGACGAAGGAAAAGGTTCTCGTGGCGACGAGTGATTTACCTCTTCTCCGAGCTGAGGCGGTTCGGGATTTCCTTACCCGATGTGCAGAGGTAGCTGCAGATTTCTACTATCCGATTGTCCGGAAGGAAACGTATGAAGCAAGAATTGGTGGGGGAAAGCGGACCTTTGTGCGCCTTCGGGAAGGGTCCTTCACAGGGGGGAACCTGCTCCTCCTTGATCCGAAGGTTGTGGAGGCGAAAAAGGACTGGATTGCCCGTGTGGTGGCGTCTCGGAAAAACCCCATTGCCATTGCTCGACTCCTCGGGGCGCGCATCATCCTGAAGCTCCTCTTTCGTCGCCTCACCATCCGCGACGTGGAGGAGCGGGTGGAGAGAATCCTCGGCATGCGGGGTCGGGCCATCATCACACCCTATGCAGAAATCGGCTTTGACGTCGATACGGTAGAGCACGTGTCCTTAGCGGAGAAACTTCTTGAATGA